The Novibacillus thermophilus genome segment GGATTGCCGATCCTCTGTTATCGCAATCCACCCGGTCACCCCCCGAACATTAAAATTAAGCCGAACAGGACAAATGTGCGATCGAAACCCAATTGGTCGGCCAACCAGCCCCCGATGACCGGTGACACGATGGAAGCGAGGGTAATCATCATGCCGTTTTTGGCCATGATGCGTCCCTGTTCTTCCAAGCCGGTTCCCTGTTTTCCAAGAAAGGCGAAACAAGCCGGTGAAAGAAACGCAATGACAAACCCCGTCATGAGTCTGAGGTAGAACAGTTGCGAAGCACTGGATACCGTTCCTTGAAACAGTAGGAAGATACCCGCTAAACACAAACTTAAAACGATGAATACTTTGCTCCCGAAGCGGTCGATGAGTGGTCCGGCCATGATGTTCCCTGCCATGTTCGCGGCAGAGTAACCGGCTAATATAAACCCGAGCAGTGCAGCCGACGCACCCAAGCTGTAAGCGTAATGCGGCAGGATCGGATGTTGGGCGTGCAAATCAAAAAAGGCGAGAAACAGTAGCGCGTACAACCATATGGTCCGGTTCGTCACAGAAGTCGTCCTTTCGCGTCTTTTGTAATCAATATATGGGACAACGTCGGACATTAGAACGGAGCAGGGTGTCGGGTGTATTGACAGCCGGAGATCAGTCGTATATAGTATATACCTGTATAGGGTATATACACAGACTAGGGAGACATCGAACGTTGGGAATCCTCAGCTTTCACAGTTGTTTGTCCATCGCTGACACCTGTAGTATACTTCTTAAGTGACCCGTTTTGTCGGGAGATGTTCACACATTTCCCTTCGAAGTGGTCTATCCTTATCTTAAGGCGTATTGTTCAGTTTAACCCCAAATGAAGGACAGGTGCTGATGGGATGCATAAAAAAAAGAGAAGGTACTGGATACGCGTCAGCGTATTGACCTTATTCACGATGCTGCTCGGCTTTGCCATATATCAGACGGTTTTGAGCGACCAGTCAGAGGTGTTGGAAGAAGGGGATAAGGCGCCTGACTTTACTCTGCAGACGCTGGAAGGGGAAGATGTCGCGCTGTCGGATTACCGCGGGCAAGGCGTACTCATCAACTTCTGGGCATCGTGGTGTGAACCGTGTAAGGCAGAGATGCCTGCTATCGAGCGCCGTTACGAGAAGTTCAAAGAACACGGCTTTGAAGTGTTGGCGGTGAATGTAGGGGAATCAAAGCTTTCGGTCAAAGGGTTTGTTCGCGGATTTGACCTTAGTTTTCCCATTTTACTCGATCCGGATAAACATGTGACGACGGACCTGTACCATATCGGGCCGTTGCCGTCCTCCATCTTTGTCAAACCGGACGGAACGGTTAGCAAAATCGTCATCGGACAGATGAACGATTCGCTCATTGAGCAGAACGTACTGAACATACTGCCGGAAGAGTAGTGCGGTCACTTTGTCAGCCGTTTCACGACGTCCATTAATTCATCGATCGCGTCATCTTCATTGTTATTTTTAATCGCTTTACTGACACAGTGCCGCGTGTGATCTTCCATTAACTTCAAGGCCACTTGGTTCATCGCCGACTTGACGGCGGCTACTTGAAACAGTATGTCGATGCAGTAACGATCTTCTTCGATCATCCGTTGAATTCCTCTCACTTGGCCTTCAATGCGTTTTAAGCGGTTGAATAACTCTGTTTTGTGCGGTTGTACGACCGATTTGTCACGCATGCAGCGTCCCTCCGCTTGATACAGGGTATGCTGCTATTTTAGCAACGAGACACAGGGAAGTCAATTTCACAAACCTTGATAGTAAAGGATTTATTTAGGTTTTCTAGTTGAATGTTCAGTTGGAGCCATTTTACAATTTACGTATACCCCCAATACGTATATGAAGCAGGAGGGTAGGAGCTTCCATGTCAACAGATGAGGGAGCAACCCGGACAACAAACGAAACCAAAGTGAATCTTGCCGTTACAGGGATGACGTGCGCCGCCTGCGTCAACCGAGTAGAAAAGGCATTGAACCGCGTTGACGGGGTTGTGCAAGCCCATGTCAATCTGGCGAATGAGAAAGCGTCCGTGACCTACATTGAAGGGAGAGCGACTTCAGCAGATCTTATCGCGGCTATCGAAAAGGCAGGTTACGCCGCGGCCCCGTCAGACGAGGCGACAGCTGAGAAAGAGAAAGAAGAGCGGGAGATTCGATACAGGCGCCAGCGGACAGCGTTTTGGGTCGGAGCCATTGTATCCGTGCCGTTTCTCATACAGATGACAGGCGATTTCACTGGCAACGCGTCCCTTGCGATTCCGCCGATCGCGCAGTTTGCCTTGGCTACACTCGTTCAGTTCTCGATCGGCTGGCGCTTTATGCGCGGCGCGTACAACGCTTTGCGCGGCGGAAGTGCGAATATGGACGTGCTGGTTGCCATGGGGACGTTGGCCGCGTACTTGTACAGTACAGGGTTGTTGATTTTAGGGAAGACAGAAGGATTCTACTATGAGACGTCAGTCATTATTATAACGCTTATCATACTCGGAAAAATGTTGGAAACTCGCGCCAAGGGGAGGACGACGGAAGCGATCAAAAAATTGATGGAGCTTCAACCTCAAACGGCACACCTCGTACAACACGGCGAAACGGTTGACATTCCAGTGGAGAAGGTCCAAACGGGCGATGTGCTGCTGGTGAAGTCAGGTGAGAAAATTCCGGTGGACGGGGTCGTGGTGAAAGGCTATACGTCGGTTGACGAGTCGATGCTGACGGGAGAGAGTCTGCCGGTTCCCAAACAGGTGGGCGACCGCGTCGTCGGGGCAACCGTCAACACACACGGTTCGATCCACGTGAAAGCGACGAGGGTCGGCAAGGACACAGCCCTGTCACAAATCATTCGCCTCGTGGAAGAGGCGCAAGGGTCTAAAGCGCCGATACAGGGGCTGGCCGACAAAATATCCGGCGTGTTTGTCCCCTTGTTATCGGAATTGCAGCCCTGACTTTTGTCATGACGGCGTTTTTTGCCGGACTTACACCGGCGTTTGTCAGCGCCGTGGCCGTGTTGGTGATCGCGTGCCCGTGCGCTCTCGGCCTGGCCACACCGACGGCTGTCATGGTCGGAACGGGGAAAGGGGCCGAACACGGCATCTTGATCAAAGGAGCCGAACACTTGCAAGCGATGCGGGAGGTAGATACAGTCGTTCTGGACAAAACGGGAACCATTACAAAGGGTGAACCGCAAGTGACGGACGTCACCGCATTCAACACGATCCAAGGAAGCCTCCCCGTGGTCAAAGTAAACCGGGGCCGCCAAATAGGCGGCGGGGCAGAAGAAGAACTGATCCGCCTCATGGCCAGTGCGGAACAAGCGTCAGAACACCCCCTCGGTCAGGCCTTGATTAAAGAAGCGAAGAAACGCAACTTGCCGTTGTCCGAGGCGAGGGACTACAGTGCCGTTCCGGGGCACGGAATTCGGGCCGAAGTGGAAGGAAAGGTCGTTTACGTCGGGAGCAAGCAGTGGATAGAGCGGCAACAAGTTGACATCTCAGCCCACGTGGGGCAGATTGAAGCATTAGAAAAGGAAGGAAAATCGATTCTGTTGGCTGCAATTGACGGCCAGTTGGCTGGTTGCGCAGCAGTTGCCGACACGGTGAAAGAGACGTCCGCCCAAGCGGTACACGAGTTGCAAGCCATGGGGATAGAGGTCGTGATGATGACGGGAGATAACAGGCGGACGGCTGAAGCTATTGCGGCAAAAGTCGGGATTGAGCACGTCTTGGCTGAAGTGTTGCCCGAACGAAAAGCCGACGAAGTGGCGAATCTAAAACGTCAAAAGCAAAAGGTGGCGATGGTCGGGGACGGCATTAATGACGCACCCGCCCTTGCCACGGCAGATGTCGGGATTGCCATCGGCACCGGAACAGATGTGGCCATTGAAGCGGCCGATATTACGTTGATGCGGGGAGACTTGCTGTCCATCGTCGACAGCATCCAGCTGTCCCGGGCGACGATGCGGAAAATCAAACAAAATCTGGGTTGGGCGTTCATCTACAATGTAGCCCTCATTCCCGTTGCGGCTGTCGGTCTGTTAAGCCCCATTCTTGCGGGGGCCGCCATGGCTATGAGTTCGGTGTCGGTTGTGGCCAACACGTTACTCCTGAACCGCTGGAGGCCGCGACACGGGTCGTAAGCTCACAGCGACAAGGACACCCCCGGGGGTTGAAATGCACCCCGGGTTTTCGATTGCCACATAACCCCTCATGCCCCTTTGCGGCACCGACGATGGCATGAAAGTCGTGTAACTCGGGTGGGAAGGGGATGTGTTATGTGCGGGTGTTGAACACGGCAACACGTATTTTCAGCGTAGACCTGCTTGTGCAGTTGAGATAGTATAGGAATTAGGTGGTGGCAGTGCGACAAAACCTTTTCAAATTGGCTGTCCTGATTCTTATGTTGTCCATTGGCTTTATGACTGTGCGCAGTTTTGGCATCGATCGGTTGACGCCTGCTGCTTTTCGCGATTTTATACTGTCTTTCGGCACGTGGGCCCCGCTTTTGTACATATTTCTCTATACAGTGCGCCCGCTGTTTTTGTTTCCGGCTTCGCTGTTGTCTATTTCCGGCGGCATTACGTTTGGGCCGTGGTGGGGGACGTTGTACGACTTGATCGGCGCGTCCCTCGGGGCTTACTTGTCATTTGGGCTTTCCCGCGCTCTCGGGAGGGGGACGGTGGAAAAATGGTTCGGGCGGCGTATCCACAAGTTGGACAACTTTGTGGCTGAGAACGGCTTCCGTACCATTCTCTTTTTAAGGCTGATCCCGATGTTGTCGTTTGACGCCATCAGTTACGGAGGTGGCCTTTCTAAAATACGCTTCTGTCACTTTGCGCCGGCCACCACCATCGGCATGATACCCGGCGCGTTCACGTTTAATTTTTTAGGGCACTCTTTGCACGACGTGTTTTCTCCGACATTTTATGTAGCCGTTGGCCTTGTGCTGCTGCTCGTCTTACTCCCCGTCATTCACAAATCTTTCAAAGGAAGACGGCACAAGGATGTCGTCTAGACAACTCCTTCCCATAAGTACATGATGCGGACATGTCGTGCGATTCACTGTGGGAAGGGGATGTCTGAAGACAATTCCAAAAGTAGTGTCCTCTGATGCTCATTTTTCACTCTGCTCATCCGATAGGATCTCTGCCAATTCAAAGATGCTATCTTCTATTGTCTTCAGATATCCTCATGATGTACCGTTCACTGTTGGTGTCGCAAAGAGGGATGACAAAAGCCCCCTCGCATCCTTAGAGTGCGAGGGGGCTGTCGCGATCTGTTACGCTTCTTGCGAAGCGAGGAAGTTGCGCAAGACGAGTTGCAAGATCCCGCCGTTTCTGTAGTAGTCGATGTCGACTTGGCTGTCGAGACGTGCGATCACTTCGAACTCAAACGTCGATCCGTCCGGGCGCGTGCCGGTTACGGTCAGTGTTTGCTGCGGTTCCAGGTCATCGTTCAAACCCGTGATGTCGAACGTTTCGTCGCCTTTAATGCCGAGGGATTGCCAGCTTTGGCCATCTTTCAGCTGCAGCGGCAGTACTCCCATGCCGACGAGGTTGCTGCGGTGGATGCGCTCAAAGCTCTCAGCGATGACGGCTTTGACCCCGAGCAGGTTGGTGCCTTTTGCCGCCCAGTCGCGGGAGCTTCCGGTGCCGTACTCTTTACCGGCAAAGACGACGAGGGGCTCTCCTTCTTCTTTGTACTTCATCGCGGCGTCGTAAATAGGCATGATATCTCCCGTGTGCACGTATTTCGTCACGCCGCCTTCCGTCCCCGGCGCCATCTGGTTGCGGATGCGGATGTTGGCAAACGTGCCGCGCATCATCACTTCGTGGTTACCGCGGCGGGAGCCGTAGGAGTTGAAATCGCGCCGCTCCACTCCGCGACTGATCAAGTACTGTCCGGCCGGACTGTTGATGGCGATGGACCCGGCGGGGGAAATGTGGTCGGTCGTGACCGAATCCCCGAGCAGTGCCAGGACACGTGCCTTTCGGATCGGCTCGATGGACCCTGCTTCAGGGGAGAGGCCTTGGAAGAACGGCGGTTCTTGAATGTACGTGGATTCACTGTCCCATTCGTACAGCGTTCCTTCCGGCGCGTCCATCGCATTCCAGCGTTCGTTGTCGTCGAAGACGCGGGCGTACTCTTGGCGGAACATTTCCGGTGTCACCGCAAGGGAAATCGTGTCTTCGATTTCTTTGGACGTGGGCCAGATGTCTTTCAAGTAAACGGGCCGGTTGTCGCTGTCGTAGCCGATCGGGTCTTTTTGCAAGTCGATGTTCACCGTTCCGGCCAGCGCGTAAGCGACGACGAGCGGCGGAGAGGCCAAGTAGTTCGCCTTGACGAGGGGGTGAATCCGCCCTTCGAAGTTGCGGTTGCCGCTCAGCACGGAGGCGACGGTCAAGTCGTTGTCTACTATCGCTTTCTCGATTTCGGGTTTCAGAGGACCGCTGTTTCCGATACACGTCGTACAACCGTACCCGACGAGGTTAAAGCCGAGTTGTTCCAGGGACGGCATCAAACCGGCCTTTTTCAAATATTGGGTTACGACTTTCGAACCGGGAGCGAGGCTTGTCTTCACGTAAGGGGGTGTTTTCAACCCGCGTTCGACGGCTTTTTTGGCGACTAAGCCGGCTCCGATCATGACGGACGGGTTGGACGTGTTCGTACAGCTGGTGATGGCGGCAATGGCAATAGAGCCGGTGCCGATAGCTGTCTTCGTCCCGTCTTCGAGTGTGATCTCGACTTTTTGGTCCATGTCGTCTTCGGACAAACCAAATCCGCCTTGTTCGATCGGAGTTTGTGTCACTTCTTGGAATTTCTTTTGCATGTCACGCAGCTCGATCCGGTCTTGCGGCCGCTTCGGCCCGGCCAAGGACGGCGTAACCGTCGACAAGTCGAGCTCCAGCGTGTCGGTGTACTCTGCATCTGGCGTTTCATCGGTACGGAACAAGCCCTGTGCTTTAAGGTACGCTTTGACGAGCTCGATCTGTTCGTCATCACGTCCGGTCAGGTGCAAGTACTTCAGCGTTTCGTCGTCGACGGGGAAGAAGCCCATCGTCGCGCCGTATTCCGGCGACATGTTGGCGACGGTCGCCCGGTCGGCAACGCTTATGTTACTCAGGCCTGGGCCGTAAAACTCGACGAATTTGCCGACGACGCCCTTTTTCCGCAGCATGCTCGTCACGGTCAAGGCCAGGTCGGTGGCAGTGGCTCCTTCTGCCAGTTTCCCAGTCAGTTTGAACCCGATCACCTCAGGTTCCAACATGTACAGAGGTTGTCCCAGCATGCCGGCTTCGGCTTCAATACCGCCCACGCCCCAGCCGACGACTCCGATGCCGTTGATCATCGTCGTGTGTGAGTCGGTTCCGACGAGGGAGTCGGGGAAGAGAAACGTTTCGTCCCCAATTTGTTTTTTCTGTACGACTTTTGCGAGATACTCCAAGTTTACCTGATGGACGATCCCCGTTGCCGGAGGGACGACCTGGAAGTTCTCGAAAGATTTTTCTGCCCATTTCAGCAGGCGGTACCGTTCTTCGTTCCGTTCGAATTCCAGATTCATATTGTACTCGAGGGCGTCCTTCGTTGCGTAGCGGTCCACTTGCACCGAATGGTCGATGACCAGATCGACTGGCACAAGGGGGTTAATCCGTTCGGCGTCACCGTTCATCCGGGCCATGGCACTGCGCAGGGCTGCCAAATCGACGACAGCCGGAACACCTGTAAAGTCTTGCAGTACGATGCGCGCAGGCTTAAACGGGACTTCGCGCTTCGCCGGAGACTTAGCATTCCAGTTGGCCAGCTGCTCGACGTGCTCCGTTTTGACGGCGTGGCCGTCCCACTGTCGGAGCACGGCTTCCAGCAGCACTTTAATGGAAAAAGGCAGGCGGGATACGTTGCCTATGCCTTGTTCTTCCAGGGCCTGCAGTCGGTGGTACTGATACGTCTTGTTTCCAACAGTTAACGATGCCTTTGTTTTGAATGGAAACAGTTTGTCAGTCAATGATGTTCACCTCGCACATAATCTCCCATATATACCGTCTTTATCTTAACATTTCCGCGCAAGCTGTACCACCATAAGGATCTTTTGTATTTTTTATAAAAATCGATTCGTATTTTTTATCACATGCCCAAAAATAATCAAACAATCATTTTATTATGTGACTGAATATGATAATGTATACGGTAAGGCTGTCCTCACTTAGCGTTATTTTTCGGTATGAAAGGGTTGAAGTCTGTGCCCAACGATGTGTGCGAAGTTTTTTGTTACGACGAGGAAAAAGTTAAGCGTGTGCGCAAGACTGTGGATCGCGTAGAAGGCGTTGAGATGATGTTCAAGGCTTTAGCGGATCAGACGCGGCTCAAAGTGGCTTACGCCCTTTTACAGGAAGAGGAGTTGTGCGTGTGCGACATCGCCAACATCATCGGCACGTCCACCGCTAACGCTTCCCACCACTTGCGAACCCTTCGCAACATGGGTCTGGCGAAGTACCGCAAGGAAGGTAAACTCGTCTTTTACGCCTTAAAAGACGAGCACATTCGGACGCTGATCGAAACGGCGCTCATTCACCACGAGGAGCGGGAGTAACCGGTCGGGAAGGAAGGTTGATTGCCTTGACGAGGAGCGTTTATAGCGTAAGTGGATAAGTTTGTCCCTTTTGGCAACAAGAAGTATATCACATGTGGGGAGATGTCTGGATGTCCGATCATCACGCACACGGCCACCATCACACGAAGACCAACCGCAAAGCCCTGTTTATAGCGTTTCTCACGATATTTGGGTTCATGGTCGTCGAGGCCATTGGCGGGTGGCTGACCGGCAGTTTGGCATTGTTGTCAGACGCGGGACACATGTTCAGCGATGCGGCTGCGCTGTTTTTGAGCCTCACGGCGATGCGGATTGCCGCACGACCGCCTTCGGCGGCTAAAACGTACGGATACCATCGAGTTGAAATACTGGCGGCGTTCATCAACGGCCTGACGCTGGCTGTCATCTCTTTCGCTATTTTTTGGGAAGCGTACGAGCGGATTCAACAACCGCCGGTTGTTATGAGTTCCGGCATGCTTGTCGTTGCGGTTGTCGGCCTTATCGTCAATGTCATGGCGGCGTACGTGTTAATGAAAGGCGACACGAAAGGAAATTTAAATGTGAGAAGCGCCTTTTTGCACGTGGTCGGCGATCTGTTCGGTTCGTTAGGGGCGATCACAGCGGGAACCCTAATGTTACTGTTTGGTTGGTACTGGGCGGACCCCCTCGTGAGTGCACTCATTGCTGCATTCATATTGTGGAGCGGCTTGCGGGTCTTGCGCGATTCGGTGCACGTCTTGATGGAGGGGACACCGAAACACCTTTCTTTACAAAAACTGAGCGATTCGTTGATCAGCCTGTCCGGTGTAAAAGAAGTACACGATTTACACGTGTGGACCGTGACGTCTGGATTTACGGCGTTAAGTTGTCACCTCGTCGTGGATGAGGCGGTTAACAGCCAGCGTCTGTTGCGAACGGCCAAACAGGTGTTACACGATGAGTACGGTATTGAACACTGCACGCTACAGCTGGAAACTGGCAAGTTGTGTGATGAAGAGAACATATGTGAAGGGCGGCGCACACCGACGCGGACGTAAAAGTGGCAAACGGGTCTCCTTTTTGTGTAAACTGGTATATGACATGAGAAAACGTGAGAAGGTGTCACGATGAGACGGGGAATTTCAGTGTCTCTGATGATCGTGTGGTCCGTGTTTTTCCTTGCAGCCTGCCACACGGATACAGAATTGGCTAAAACCGGAGACGTTAGGGAGGCGACTCCGGCGGCTGACGTATTGCCGACATTTCTGTCCGGGAAGTCCGAGGATGTGCAGTCGGTTTACCGTATTGCCGCCGAACGCCGACAAATGTTGCAGCATATTCCGTGTTATTGCGGATGCGGAGATTCGGTCGGGCACCAAAGCAACGCCGACTGTTTCGTCTACACCGTTAAGGAAGACGGTGCGGTAGTATGGGACGATCACGGGACGAAATGCGGCGTGTGCTTGGAAATCGCCGTGAAGTCTGCCCAGATGGCAGCAGAAGGGGCGGATATCAAAACAGTGCGCCAAACGATCGACGCGCAATACGGAACGGGTTATGCCGATCCGACGCCGACTCCGCTACCGTAACAGCATGTGGACGGCAGGGGGCACACAATTTTGACAAACAGAGGAGGACAGGCAATGGCGCTTCACGTTCGCGCTTTTGTTTTGGGACCGATTATGACGAACGCGTACTTAATGTGGGACGACTCATCTAAAGGTGGTGTCGTAATCGACCCGGGCTCAAATCCGGAGCAGCTGCTCGATCTGATCCGTACTGAAAACCTGACGATTGAGGCAGTACTTCTCACTCACGCCCACTTTGACCACATCGGCGGTGTGGAAGACGTTCGCGCTGTGACGGGCGCTCCGGTGTACGTGCATCGTGAAGAAGCAGAGTGGTTGACGGACCCGGCCCAAAACGGTTCGGCGTTGTTTGGCGTGGGAGACGTCCGCGGAAAAGAGGCCGACGTGCTACTTTCCGGGGGAGAAGTGCTGACGTTTTTCGGCACAGATGTAAAAGTCCTGTTCACGCCTGGGCACTCTCCCGGAAGCGTGAGTTTTTATTGGGAAAAAGATCGTTTGCTCGCGAGCGGAGACGTCCTCTTTCAGGGGTCCGTCGGGCGGACTGATTTGCCCGGGGGGAATTACGAAACGTTAATGGGAAGCATCGAGAAAATTATGGACTTGCCAGAAGAGACGCGGGTCCTGCCCGGACACGGCCCTGAAACGACCGTCGAGCGGGAGCAGACGGGAAATCCGTTTATCAGCGGGCTGTCATAAGCAGGAAATCTAACTTAACCCTTCAACGCTCGTATGGATGTTGGGACCGTACTAAAGCCGACGCTTTCGGTCACTTTTTTTATCGCCCATTCTCGCCATTCGCAACAAGTGGGAAGCTGTCTCTGCCGGGTCTGCGGAGGCAAACGATCCGAATCATTTTCAGAATCATTTGTACGAGAATGTGCCGTTTGTTTTAAGGGAGGGGAGAGGTGTTTTGACACCGCTTGCGGAGTGGATTAAAGAACAGACGTTGAGGCGCGTGGGAAACCGTGTAACATTCAAGGAGTTTATGGAGTGGGCGCTGTACCATCCGACTCTCGGTTACTACCGCCGCGCGGGGACGAAAGTCGGGAAGGGTGGCGATTTTTATACGAGCGCTCACGTCGGGTCTGTGTTCGGCAAGGCTGTGGCGGAGTTTCTGAACAATCTCGCGAAAGCGTTCGAAGGCGAACAGTGGGCAATTGTTGAATTCGGCAGCGGAGACGGAAAACTGGCAGACGACATTTTGCGTTACTTGCGTGAAAAGCCGGCAGTTGAAACGTTGGAAGGTTATTATTTGGTCGAATCTAGCCCGTACCACCAACAGTTGTCTGACACAAGGTTCAAGGGCGATCCCCTCGTTCGCCGGGTGAACAGATTAGACCAAGCCGTCACTGGGCATCCCCTTGTAGTCATTTCCAACGAGTTGATCGATGCCATGCCGGTTCATCGGTTGCAATACGTCGATGGGCATTGGGGTGAACTGTACGTCACGTGGAATGAAGGAAAAGGCACCTTCGAAGAGGTGGTGGGGGAATGTTCGACACCTGACTTAGTCCGCTACGTCCAGGAAGAGCATCCGCCCGACAGGGACGGGCAAACGATTGAAGTGAATTTAGAAGCGTACAGGTGGTTGAAAGAACTGGCCTCGTCACTCTCAAAAGGGTTTGTCCTCACTATCGATTACGGGTACGAAAAAGATGAATTGTGGCGGGAAGAACGGCGTCGCGGAACACTCATGTGCTACTATCGCCATCGTGCCGTGACCAACCCTTACGTTCGCGTCGGTGAACAGGATATGACGTCGCACGTCAACTTTTCTTCCCTCAAGCGTTGGGGACGTACATTCGGATTAACGCCTCTCAAGTTTGTTTCGCAGCGGGAGTTTTTAGTCGAGGCAGGCATTTTGCAGTCATTGCGCGATCACGACAACCCGGACCCGTTCAGCGAAACGGCCAGGCGCAATCGGGCCATCCGCCAGCTCATCATCCCTGGAGGAATGGGGGATACCTTCAAAGTGCTCTTACAGGGAAAAGGGATATAAAAAAAAAAAAACAGGGGCAACCGTGACGGTACCCTCTGTCACGAGCTTCCCATCATAAAGAATGACCAAAAGACCATCCCGATGAAGGCGATGACCATATATCCGCCAAAAACAAACAAGTACGCGCGTTCAGACAAGCGAAAGTAGCTTAATACCAAAAAGACGAGTGCCTGGAATAAGAACAGTCCGGCTACTGTCGCCATATCTCCGGCAAAAAACATCAACGTGATCGCGAACAAAAAGAAGGCCAAGACGCGAAACATGCGATCCATACCCATATCATCCACTTCCTCCTCAAACAGACTCAAACCTTATTTTTGCCCATGTCATCATTTCCATACCCTATTATAAACGACGAGATGGAGAGTGTAAACGACGGAACGGTTCGTCCCTTGACAAAAATGAAAACTTTAAGGACGCAAAGTGTGGAACCGTGTCACGTTTTTTAGGTGAACGTATATTATAGATAAAAAATGGATATACAAGATTCTATGAAGTCTACCATTTGCATACAGATAGATCAGAACAAATTTTTAAGAACAGGAGGGTGACACGAATGCCGTCAACGCGTCAAGACGCATGGACCGAAGATGACGATCTCTTACTGGCAGAGGTTACACTTCGACACATAAGAGAGGGAAGTACTCAGTTAGCAGCTTTTGAGGAAGTAGCCGAAAAACTGGGCAGGACACCTGCAGCTTGTGGTTTTCGCTGGAACAGCTGTGTTCGCAAAAACTACGATGCCGCGATACAGATTGCCAAGTCTCAGCGTCAAGGGCTTAACAAACGACGACGTAAAAAGCAGGTGTCGGTATCACAGAGTGAATTGGAAAGGCAGAGCGACCCCGTCTCGTCCCTCGCGACCGTCATTCGATTTTTGCGGCAGCACAAACAGGAGTACGCCGAAACGAGTAAACGCGTTCGGCAGTTAGAAAAACAGTTGTCTGAGCGAGAGGCGGAATTGGAACAGCTACGCACTGAACACGAAGAATTAAAAAGAAAAGTGAACAACACGGAAGCCGATTATCAATCCATTAACGACGACTACAAGGCGCTCATCAAGATCATGGAGCGGGCTCGAAAATTAGCTCTACTTGACGAAGAAGACAGCAGTGAAGAAAAGCCGAAGTTTAAGATGGACGTCAACGGAAATCTTGAACGCGTCGACAAGTAACAAAACCCTCGGATCGAGGGTTTTTTACTTTAGATCAAGCATCTACGAGGGACACACTTTCTGGCGTCCAAACGTACGGGTTTTCTCCCCGGTCGCGAATCGGGTTGTATTTGACCGGCCG includes the following:
- a CDS encoding MBL fold metallo-hydrolase; this encodes MALHVRAFVLGPIMTNAYLMWDDSSKGGVVIDPGSNPEQLLDLIRTENLTIEAVLLTHAHFDHIGGVEDVRAVTGAPVYVHREEAEWLTDPAQNGSALFGVGDVRGKEADVLLSGGEVLTFFGTDVKVLFTPGHSPGSVSFYWEKDRLLASGDVLFQGSVGRTDLPGGNYETLMGSIEKIMDLPEETRVLPGHGPETTVEREQTGNPFISGLS
- a CDS encoding class I SAM-dependent methyltransferase; this translates as MTPLAEWIKEQTLRRVGNRVTFKEFMEWALYHPTLGYYRRAGTKVGKGGDFYTSAHVGSVFGKAVAEFLNNLAKAFEGEQWAIVEFGSGDGKLADDILRYLREKPAVETLEGYYLVESSPYHQQLSDTRFKGDPLVRRVNRLDQAVTGHPLVVISNELIDAMPVHRLQYVDGHWGELYVTWNEGKGTFEEVVGECSTPDLVRYVQEEHPPDRDGQTIEVNLEAYRWLKELASSLSKGFVLTIDYGYEKDELWREERRRGTLMCYYRHRAVTNPYVRVGEQDMTSHVNFSSLKRWGRTFGLTPLKFVSQREFLVEAGILQSLRDHDNPDPFSETARRNRAIRQLIIPGGMGDTFKVLLQGKGI
- a CDS encoding DUF2626 family protein, giving the protein MGMDRMFRVLAFFLFAITLMFFAGDMATVAGLFLFQALVFLVLSYFRLSERAYLFVFGGYMVIAFIGMVFWSFFMMGSS
- a CDS encoding RsfA family transcriptional regulator: MPSTRQDAWTEDDDLLLAEVTLRHIREGSTQLAAFEEVAEKLGRTPAACGFRWNSCVRKNYDAAIQIAKSQRQGLNKRRRKKQVSVSQSELERQSDPVSSLATVIRFLRQHKQEYAETSKRVRQLEKQLSEREAELEQLRTEHEELKRKVNNTEADYQSINDDYKALIKIMERARKLALLDEEDSSEEKPKFKMDVNGNLERVDK